A window of Malania oleifera isolate guangnan ecotype guangnan chromosome 5, ASM2987363v1, whole genome shotgun sequence contains these coding sequences:
- the LOC131156023 gene encoding uncharacterized protein LOC131156023: MTCSSAKDVWKKLDRRYGGTKKKETTIPDVSSSNIQDVSSSGLIVFVDKEPLSFSPNHHGKPHPSLSIIILPSPTPAAPHRRSVAQLSHTTAVPQPPPATRQQTRAPAPTAAASPTKLHGADFNSTLLATPERHQPHDPIFTFIDPTTASPSSSSNHQPPTTPSPPSRNSGHPLQPLLPSPGN; the protein is encoded by the exons atgACTTGTTCTAGTGCAAAGGATGTATGGAAAAAGTTGGATAGGAGATATGGAGGGACCAAAAAGAAGGAGACCACCATTCCAGATGTTTCAAGCTCAAATATTCAAGATGTGTCAAGTAGTGGTCTTATAGTGTTTGTCGATAAGGAG CCACTCTCCTTCTCGCCGAACCACCATGGCAAGCCACACCCATCTCTCTCCATCATCATCCTCCCATCTCCAACTCCGGCAGCCCCTCACCGCCGCTCCGTAGCACAACTCTCCCATACGACTGCAGTTCCACAACCACCGCCAGCCACGCGCCAGCAGACCCGAGCACCAGCTCCTACAGCAGCAGCATCTCCGACGAAGCTTCACGGCGCCGACTTTAACTCCACTCTCCTTGCAACACCCGAACGCCATCAACCCCACGATCCCATCTTCACCTTCATAGACCCCACTACAGCATCTCCATCTTCCAGCAGCAACCACCAACCGCCGACCACTCCGTCGCCGCCCTCCAGGAACTCCGGTCACCCTCTGCAACCTCTGCTACCCAGCCCCGGCAACTGA